One genomic region from Rattus norvegicus strain BN/NHsdMcwi chromosome 10, GRCr8, whole genome shotgun sequence encodes:
- the Wipi1 gene encoding WD repeat domain phosphoinositide-interacting protein 1 isoform X2, translated as MVIDSDYKNLQSRGKDVQPSWSSLVGDPCLCALSINHSNSYLAYPGSQSTGEIVLYDGNSLKMVCTIAAHEGTLAAITFNSSGSKLASASEKGTVIRVFSVPEGQKLYEFRRGMKRYVTISSLVFSMDSQFLCASSNTETVHIFKLEQLTDSRPEEPSTWSGYMGKMLTAATNYLPAQVSDMMNQDRAFATGRLNFSGQKNICTLSTIQKLPRLLVASSDGHLYIYNLDPQDGGECVLIKTHSLLSSGTAEENKENDLRPSLPPSYAATVARPSASTASTVPGYSEDGGALRGEVIPEHEFATGPVCLDDENEFPPIILCRGSQKGKTKQS; from the exons GTCTCTGTGCCCTTTCAATCAACCATTCCAACTCTTACCTGGCCTACCCCGGAAGCCAGAGTACAGGCGAGATTGTACTCTATGACGGAAACTCCCTG aaaatgGTGTGCACCATTGCTGCCCACGAGGGAACCCTGGCCGCCATCACCTTCAACTCCTCCGGCTCCAAACTAGCAAGTGCGTCTGAAAAA GGCACCGTCATCCGAGTGTTCTCTGTGCCCGAAGGGCAGAAACTCTATGAGTTCCGTCGAGGAATGAAAAG GTATGTGACAATCAGCTCTCTGGTGTTCAGTATGGACTCCCAGTTCCTGTGTGCCTCCAGCAACACGGAGACCGTGCACATCTTCAAGTTGGAACAGCTGACCGACAG CCGCCCAGAAGAGCCTTCCACCTGGAGCGGCTACATGGGAAAGATGCTCACGGCGGCTACCAACTACCTCCCCGCCCAGGTGTCGGACATGATGAACCAGGACAGGGCCTTCGCCACAGGACGCCTGAACTTCTCTGGGCAGAAGAACATTTGCACCCTGTCCAC GATCCAGAAACTGCCGCGGCTGCTAGTAGCCTCCTCCGATGGACACCTCTACATCTACAATTTGGACCCTCAGGATGGAGGAGAATGCGTCTTAATCAAAACCCACAG CTTGCTGAGCTCAGGAACAgcagaagagaacaaagaaaacgaCCTCAGACCTTCCTTACCTCCGTCGTATGCTGCAACTGTAGCCAGACCCAGCGCATCCACAGCCTCCACCGTGCCAG GGTACTCTGAGGACGGTGGGGCGCTCCGTGGAGAAGTGATTCCAGAACACGAGTTTGCAACGGGCCCAGTGTGTCTTGACGATGAGAATGAGTTCCCCCCT ATAATCTTGTGCCGTGGAAGTCAGAAGGGCAAAACGAAGCAGTCCTGA